Genomic DNA from Deltaproteobacteria bacterium:
GTGTCGGTTTGCGCCGTGCGTACTGGGTGTGGAAAGGGCATGGTGGTGCGTCGCCTAGTCTCACTGCTCCAAGCGCGTGGCCTGCGTCCTGTGGTGGTCCGGCATCCTATGCCCTACGGCGACCTTGCCCAACAGGCAGTTCAACGTTTCGCCAGCCTGGCCGATTGCGATCGACAAGAATGCACGATCGAAGAACGTGAAGAATATGAACAGCATATTCGCGCTGGTGTCATCGTGTATGCCGGAGCCGATTACGAACGCATTCTGCGTGCGGCGGAAAACGAGGCCGACATTATTCTTTGGGACGGTGGGAATAATGACTGGCCGTTCTTCCGTTCGGATATGGAAATTGTGGTGCTCGATCCACACCGCGCCGGGCATGAGCTACTCTACCACCCGGGGGAAACCAATCTGCGTCGTGCTCAGGTGCTGCTGCTCAATAAGCTGGACTCGGCACCCCCTGCCGGAGTATCTCGCGTCCTGGAGAATATCGCCCGCTTCAACCCCACGGCTACGGTGATTCAGGCGCGGTCAGCAGTTTCCGCAGAGCAACCGGAATCGATTCGTGGCAAGCGGGTGTTGGTAATCGAAGATGGGCCTACGCTCACCCATGGAGAAATGAGTCACGGAGCTGGGGTCATCGCCGCGCAGCGCTACGGTGCCGCTGCAATTATCGACCCTCGCCCTTACGCACGGGGTAGCCTTATTGAGACATTTACTCGTTGTCCGTGGATTGGTCATGCCTTGCCGGCAATGGGCTATTCCTCTGCCCAGCTCACTGACCTTGCGGCAACCATCGCCGCAA
This window encodes:
- a CDS encoding GTPase; amino-acid sequence: MTIERVLIMGAAGRDFHVFNTYFRDNPAYEVVGFTAAQIPGIADRSYPAELSGVRYPRGLPIYPEGQMETLLRCERIDQVVFAYSDVAHLTVMHMASRALACGADFRLLGPEHTMLSSSKPVVSVCAVRTGCGKGMVVRRLVSLLQARGLRPVVVRHPMPYGDLAQQAVQRFASLADCDRQECTIEEREEYEQHIRAGVIVYAGADYERILRAAENEADIILWDGGNNDWPFFRSDMEIVVLDPHRAGHELLYHPGETNLRRAQVLLLNKLDSAPPAGVSRVLENIARFNPTATVIQARSAVSAEQPESIRGKRVLVIEDGPTLTHGEMSHGAGVIAAQRYGAAAIIDPRPYARGSLIETFTRCPWIGHALPAMGYSSAQLTDLAATIAATPCDFILIATPVDLVRLISFARPSCRVGYELEEIGHPDLAQVMTRFLDEQVQS